Proteins from a genomic interval of Pseudomonas anuradhapurensis:
- a CDS encoding class II fumarate hydratase, translating into MSDTRIERDSMGELQVPAQALYGAQTQRAVDNFPISGQRMPAQFIRALLLAKAAAAKTNVELQQLSAAQGQAIVTAVEQLLAGEFIQHFPVDVFQTGSGTSSNMNANEVIATLASRVLGDAVSANDHVNCGQSSNDIIPTTIHVSAALALHEQLLPALAHLVEVIQAKSQQVHQYVKTGRTHLMDAMPVRMSQVLDGWAAQLNGAKAHIEATLPSLQALAQGGTAVGTGINAHPQFAVGFARQLSSLTRVEFTPGQNLFALIGSQDTAVALSGQLKTTAVALMKIANDLRWMNSGPLAGLGEIELQGLQPGSSIMPGKVNPVIPEATAMVAAQVIGNDATIAIAGQSGNFELNVMLPVIARNLLEGIELMANASRLLADKAIASFKVNESKLKEALARNPILVTALNPIIGYLKAAEIAKTAYKQGRPIIDVALEHTDLSRERLEALLDPEKLTAGGL; encoded by the coding sequence ATGAGTGATACCCGTATCGAGCGCGACAGCATGGGCGAACTGCAGGTGCCGGCCCAGGCCCTGTACGGTGCCCAGACCCAGCGCGCGGTCGACAATTTCCCGATCAGCGGCCAGCGCATGCCGGCCCAGTTCATTCGGGCGCTGTTGTTGGCCAAGGCCGCGGCGGCCAAGACCAACGTCGAGCTGCAACAGCTGTCTGCAGCGCAGGGCCAGGCGATCGTCACGGCAGTCGAACAACTGTTGGCGGGGGAGTTCATCCAGCATTTCCCGGTGGATGTGTTCCAGACCGGCTCTGGTACCAGCTCGAACATGAACGCCAACGAGGTGATTGCCACCTTGGCCAGCCGTGTCCTGGGTGATGCTGTCAGCGCCAACGACCACGTCAACTGCGGCCAGAGCAGCAACGACATCATCCCTACCACCATTCATGTCAGCGCGGCGTTGGCCCTGCATGAGCAACTGCTGCCGGCCCTGGCGCATCTGGTGGAGGTCATCCAGGCCAAGTCGCAGCAAGTGCATCAGTACGTCAAGACCGGCCGTACCCACCTGATGGATGCCATGCCGGTGCGCATGAGCCAGGTGCTGGATGGCTGGGCCGCGCAACTCAACGGCGCCAAGGCGCATATCGAAGCTACCCTGCCGAGCCTGCAGGCGCTGGCCCAGGGCGGCACTGCGGTGGGTACCGGCATCAACGCCCACCCGCAATTCGCTGTCGGCTTCGCCCGCCAACTCAGCAGCCTGACCCGGGTCGAGTTCACCCCCGGGCAGAATCTGTTCGCCTTGATCGGCTCGCAGGACACCGCCGTGGCCCTGTCCGGTCAGCTCAAGACCACCGCGGTGGCGCTGATGAAAATCGCCAACGACCTGCGCTGGATGAACTCCGGGCCATTGGCCGGCCTGGGTGAGATCGAGCTGCAAGGCCTGCAACCGGGCTCTTCGATCATGCCGGGCAAGGTCAACCCGGTCATTCCGGAAGCCACCGCCATGGTCGCCGCCCAGGTGATCGGCAATGACGCCACCATCGCCATTGCTGGCCAGTCCGGTAACTTCGAGCTGAACGTGATGCTGCCGGTGATCGCCCGCAACCTGCTGGAAGGCATCGAGCTGATGGCCAACGCCAGCCGCCTGCTGGCTGACAAGGCCATCGCCAGCTTCAAGGTCAACGAAAGCAAACTCAAGGAAGCCTTGGCGCGCAACCCGATCTTGGTCACGGCGCTGAACCCGATCATCGGTTACCTGAAGGCTGCTGAAATTGCCAAGACCGCCTACAAGCAGGGCCGACCGATCATCGACGTGGCCCTGGAGCACACCGACCTGTCGCGTGAGCGACTGGAAGCGCTGCTGGATCCGGAGAAACTCACCGCTGGCGGCCTCTGA
- a CDS encoding HPr family phosphocarrier protein, translating into MPAREITIINKLGLHARAAAKFVGVAGRFPCQVRVGRAPDKLVDGKSIMAVMMLAAGKGTQVHLHTEGDQDNEAMEALVELINNYFDEGE; encoded by the coding sequence ATGCCCGCCCGTGAAATCACCATCATCAACAAGCTGGGGCTGCACGCCCGGGCGGCAGCCAAGTTCGTTGGCGTGGCCGGCCGCTTCCCCTGCCAGGTCAGGGTGGGCCGCGCGCCAGACAAGCTGGTGGATGGCAAAAGCATCATGGCGGTGATGATGCTGGCGGCTGGCAAAGGCACCCAGGTGCACCTGCATACCGAAGGGGACCAGGACAACGAAGCCATGGAGGCGCTGGTCGAACTGATCAACAACTATTTCGACGAAGGCGAATAA
- the rapZ gene encoding RNase adapter RapZ gives MRLIIVSGRSGSGKSTALDVLEDNGFYCIDNLPAGLLPQLAENALINTELLQPKVAVSIDARNLPSHLSRFPQLLEEARARHIQCDVLFLDADEDTLLKRFSETRRRHPLTNADRSLAEAIRVESELLGPISDLADLKIDTTSLNLYQLRDSIKLRLLNQPEPGTAFLVESFGFKRGMPVDADLVFDVRCLPNPYWKPELREHSGLEQPVIDYLAAQPDVEEMFNDISSYLLKWLPRFAASNRAYVTIAIGCTGGHHRSVYITERLGQLLQQSLKNVQVRHRDL, from the coding sequence ATGCGCCTGATCATCGTCAGCGGCCGGTCCGGCTCCGGCAAGAGCACCGCCCTCGATGTCCTGGAAGACAACGGTTTCTACTGCATTGACAACCTGCCCGCCGGGCTGCTGCCGCAACTGGCGGAAAACGCGCTGATCAACACCGAGCTGCTGCAACCCAAGGTTGCCGTGTCGATCGACGCACGCAACCTGCCCAGCCACCTGAGCCGTTTCCCTCAATTGCTCGAAGAAGCCCGTGCCCGGCATATCCAGTGCGACGTACTGTTCCTGGATGCCGACGAAGACACGCTGCTCAAGCGCTTTTCGGAAACCCGCCGGCGCCACCCGCTGACCAATGCCGACCGTTCGCTGGCCGAGGCAATCCGCGTTGAGAGCGAGCTGCTGGGGCCGATTTCCGACTTGGCCGACCTGAAGATCGACACCACTAGCCTGAACCTGTACCAGCTGCGCGACTCCATCAAGCTGCGCCTGCTCAACCAGCCCGAGCCTGGTACTGCGTTCCTGGTCGAGTCGTTCGGTTTCAAGCGCGGCATGCCGGTCGATGCCGACCTGGTGTTCGACGTACGCTGCCTGCCCAACCCCTACTGGAAGCCCGAGTTGCGTGAACACTCCGGCCTCGAGCAACCGGTGATCGACTACCTGGCCGCACAGCCGGACGTCGAAGAAATGTTCAACGACATCTCCAGCTACCTGCTGAAGTGGCTGCCCCGCTTCGCCGCCAGCAACCGTGCCTACGTCACCATCGCCATCGGCTGCACCGGTGGTCATCACCGTTCGGTATACATCACCGAGCGCCTCGGCCAGTTGCTGCAGCAATCCCTGAAAAACGTCCAGGTCCGTCACCGCGACCTCTAG
- the ptsN gene encoding PTS IIA-like nitrogen regulatory protein PtsN — protein sequence MIRLETILTPGRSLVNVPGGSKKRALEKVATVIAEQVPELEMQDVFEKLVAREKLGSTGFGNGIAIPHCRLPGCSAPVSALLHLEAPIDYDAIDGAPVDLLFVLLVPEAATDAHLELLRQIASMLDRKEVRDRLRAATSSEALFQVVLDVQNEH from the coding sequence ATGATCCGACTTGAAACCATCCTGACCCCCGGCCGTTCCCTGGTGAACGTGCCGGGCGGCAGCAAGAAGCGCGCCCTGGAAAAGGTCGCCACCGTCATCGCCGAACAAGTACCAGAACTGGAGATGCAGGACGTCTTCGAAAAACTGGTCGCCCGGGAGAAACTCGGCTCGACCGGTTTCGGTAATGGCATTGCCATCCCGCACTGTCGGCTCCCAGGATGCTCCGCTCCGGTCAGCGCCCTGCTGCACCTGGAAGCCCCCATCGACTACGATGCGATCGATGGCGCTCCGGTGGACCTGCTGTTCGTCCTGCTGGTGCCAGAAGCCGCGACCGATGCTCACCTGGAACTACTGCGGCAGATCGCCAGCATGCTTGACCGCAAGGAAGTGCGTGACCGCCTGCGTGCGGCCACCAGCAGCGAGGCCCTGTTCCAGGTTGTCCTGGACGTACAGAACGAGCACTGA
- the hpf gene encoding ribosome hibernation-promoting factor, HPF/YfiA family yields the protein MQVNISGQHVEVTQPLRDYVLEKLARVESHFDKITNVQVIMKVEKLQQKVEATLQIPGGEVVANAEHEDMYAAIDALADKLDRQLKKHKEKQQSLLQGAAAR from the coding sequence ATGCAAGTCAATATCAGTGGACAGCATGTAGAAGTCACCCAGCCACTGCGCGATTACGTGCTTGAAAAACTCGCTCGGGTGGAAAGTCACTTCGACAAGATCACCAACGTGCAGGTCATCATGAAGGTCGAGAAGCTGCAACAGAAGGTCGAGGCGACCCTGCAGATTCCCGGCGGCGAAGTGGTTGCCAACGCCGAACACGAAGACATGTATGCAGCGATCGATGCCTTGGCCGACAAGCTCGACCGCCAACTGAAAAAACACAAGGAAAAACAGCAAAGCCTGCTGCAAGGTGCAGCTGCCCGCTGA
- a CDS encoding RNA polymerase factor sigma-54, producing MKPSLVLKMGQQLTMTPQLQQAIRLLQLSTLDLQQEIQEALESNPMLERQEDGDDFDNSDPMADNAENKPAAEVQDNSFQESTTSADNLEDGEWSERIPNELPVDTAWEDIYQTSASSLPSNDDDEWDFTTRTSAGESLQSHLLWQLNLAPMSDTDRLIAVTLIDSINGQGYLEDTLEEICAGFDPELDIELDEVEAVLHRIQQFEPAGVGARNLGECLLLQLRQLPANTPWMTEAKRLVTDFIDLLGSRDYSQLMRRMKIKEDELRQVIELVQSLNPRPGSQIESSEPEYVVPDVIVRKDNDRWLVELNQEAIPRLRVNPQYAGFVRRADTSADNTFMRNQLQEARWFIKSLQSRNETLMKVATQIVEHQRGFLDHGDEAMKPLVLHDIAEAVGMHESTISRVTTQKYMHTPRGIYELKYFFSSHVSTSEGGECSSTAIRAIIKKLVAAENQKKPLSDSKIAGLLEAQGIQVARRTVAKYRESLGIAPSSERKRLM from the coding sequence ATGAAACCATCGCTCGTCCTAAAAATGGGCCAGCAACTGACGATGACGCCGCAGTTGCAACAGGCCATCCGCCTGCTCCAGCTTTCCACCCTGGACCTCCAACAGGAAATCCAGGAAGCGCTGGAGTCGAACCCGATGCTCGAACGTCAGGAAGACGGCGACGACTTCGACAATAGCGACCCGATGGCGGACAACGCCGAGAACAAACCGGCCGCCGAAGTCCAGGACAACAGCTTCCAGGAAAGCACCACCAGTGCCGACAACCTTGAGGACGGTGAGTGGAGCGAGCGCATTCCCAACGAGCTGCCGGTGGACACCGCCTGGGAAGACATCTACCAGACCAGCGCCAGCAGCCTGCCCAGCAACGACGATGACGAATGGGACTTCACCACGCGGACATCGGCCGGCGAAAGCCTGCAAAGCCACCTGCTGTGGCAGTTGAACCTGGCACCGATGTCAGATACCGACCGGCTGATTGCGGTCACCTTGATCGACAGCATCAACGGCCAGGGTTACCTGGAAGACACCCTCGAGGAGATCTGTGCCGGTTTCGACCCCGAGCTGGATATCGAGCTGGACGAGGTCGAAGCGGTGCTGCACCGCATCCAGCAGTTCGAACCGGCCGGCGTCGGTGCCCGCAACCTGGGCGAATGCCTGCTGCTGCAACTGCGCCAACTGCCAGCCAATACCCCGTGGATGACCGAAGCCAAGCGCCTGGTCACCGATTTCATCGACCTGCTCGGCAGCCGCGACTACAGCCAGCTGATGCGGCGCATGAAAATCAAGGAAGACGAGCTGCGCCAGGTCATCGAGCTGGTGCAGAGCCTGAACCCGCGCCCCGGTTCGCAGATCGAGTCCAGCGAACCTGAATACGTGGTGCCCGACGTCATCGTGCGCAAGGACAATGACCGCTGGCTGGTGGAGCTGAACCAGGAAGCCATCCCGCGCCTGCGCGTCAACCCGCAGTACGCCGGCTTCGTGCGCCGGGCCGATACCAGTGCCGACAACACCTTCATGCGCAACCAGCTGCAGGAAGCGCGCTGGTTCATCAAGAGCCTGCAAAGCCGCAACGAGACGCTGATGAAGGTGGCCACGCAGATCGTCGAGCATCAGCGCGGCTTCCTCGACCACGGCGACGAAGCGATGAAACCCCTGGTGCTGCATGACATCGCCGAGGCGGTCGGCATGCACGAATCGACCATTTCGCGGGTTACCACGCAGAAATACATGCACACGCCACGTGGCATCTACGAACTGAAATACTTTTTCTCCAGCCACGTCAGCACCTCCGAAGGCGGAGAATGCTCGTCCACGGCGATCCGCGCGATCATCAAGAAACTGGTTGCGGCGGAAAATCAGAAAAAGCCATTGAGTGACAGCAAGATCGCTGGTTTACTGGAGGCACAAGGCATCCAGGTAGCCCGTCGCACCGTCGCCAAGTATCGCGAGTCTCTCGGCATCGCACCGTCGAGCGAACGCAAGCGACTGATGTAG
- the lptB gene encoding LPS export ABC transporter ATP-binding protein, with translation MATLKAQHLAKSYKGRQVVRDVSLSIDSGQIVGLLGPNGAGKTTCFYMIVGLVQAEQGRVLIDNLDVSHQPMHGRARAGIGYLPQEASIFRKLSVADNIMAILETRKDLDREGRRKELESLLQEFHISHIRDNLGMSLSGGERRRVEIARALATAPKFILLDEPFAGVDPISVGDIKQIIHHLKAKGIGVLITDHNVRETLDICETAYIVNDGRLIAEGDAETILANDLVKEVYLGHEFRL, from the coding sequence ATGGCAACCCTCAAAGCCCAGCACCTGGCCAAGAGCTACAAGGGGCGGCAAGTCGTACGTGACGTCAGCCTGTCGATCGACAGCGGCCAGATCGTCGGCCTGCTCGGCCCCAACGGCGCCGGCAAGACCACCTGCTTCTACATGATCGTCGGCCTGGTCCAGGCCGAGCAGGGCCGCGTGCTGATCGACAACCTCGATGTCAGCCACCAGCCCATGCACGGTCGCGCCCGCGCCGGTATCGGCTACCTGCCGCAGGAAGCCTCGATCTTCCGCAAGCTGTCGGTGGCCGACAACATCATGGCCATTCTCGAGACCCGCAAGGACCTCGACCGCGAAGGCCGCCGCAAGGAACTGGAAAGCCTGCTGCAGGAATTCCACATCAGCCACATTCGCGACAACCTTGGCATGAGCCTGTCCGGTGGCGAGCGCCGTCGCGTCGAGATCGCCCGTGCGCTGGCGACCGCCCCCAAGTTCATCCTGCTGGACGAACCGTTTGCCGGTGTCGACCCGATTTCCGTCGGCGACATCAAGCAGATCATCCACCACCTCAAGGCCAAGGGCATCGGTGTACTCATCACCGACCACAACGTCCGCGAGACCCTGGATATCTGCGAAACCGCCTATATCGTCAATGATGGCCGCCTTATCGCCGAAGGCGATGCCGAGACCATCCTGGCCAACGACTTGGTCAAAGAGGTTTACCTGGGCCACGAGTTCCGGCTCTGA
- the lptA gene encoding lipopolysaccharide transport periplasmic protein LptA, with protein sequence MRLVKTLPLLLSLSAALGSASALALPNDRDQPIRIQADNAHLDDKQGVATYTGDVIITQGSMMIKGNTVTITRSASGDIDVVTSVGNLAYFEQQQSAAKPDKMKGWAVTIQYQAQKDMVVLTDRAKVENEGNTTEGEKIVYNTKTQVATAGRGGNVTSPRQRIDMVIQPKKKAE encoded by the coding sequence ATGAGGCTCGTTAAAACCCTCCCCCTTTTGCTCAGCCTGAGCGCAGCACTGGGAAGCGCGAGCGCCCTCGCCCTGCCGAATGACCGTGACCAGCCTATCCGCATCCAGGCCGACAACGCCCACCTGGACGACAAGCAGGGCGTGGCCACCTACACCGGCGACGTGATCATCACCCAGGGTTCGATGATGATCAAAGGCAACACCGTGACCATCACCCGTTCCGCCTCCGGCGACATCGACGTGGTGACCTCGGTGGGCAACCTGGCCTACTTCGAGCAGCAGCAGAGCGCAGCCAAGCCGGACAAGATGAAAGGCTGGGCAGTTACCATCCAGTACCAGGCGCAGAAGGACATGGTGGTGCTCACCGATCGCGCCAAGGTCGAGAACGAAGGCAACACCACCGAAGGCGAGAAGATCGTCTACAACACCAAGACCCAGGTGGCGACCGCCGGTCGTGGTGGCAACGTGACTTCGCCGCGTCAGCGTATCGACATGGTGATCCAGCCCAAGAAGAAGGCCGAGTAA
- the lptC gene encoding LPS export ABC transporter periplasmic protein LptC: MFSKKARNIALLAVIAALLVAIGYWNVSPESFLDKPVAQVDKSAIDYYAVNAHSVQFLPDGKLQYEMTADKVEHLKASEITLLTTPDLHLYRGTAFPWHVQSTRAEVNPDGSEVELIDNVRVARTDEKQRETIITSSRMTVFPQKQYAQTEQAVRIDGAGGTTTGKGMKAYLKEGKMDLLSNVRGQYEAR; this comes from the coding sequence ATGTTCAGCAAGAAAGCCCGCAACATTGCGCTGCTCGCGGTGATCGCCGCCCTGCTGGTGGCGATCGGCTACTGGAATGTCAGCCCGGAAAGCTTCCTCGACAAACCGGTAGCGCAGGTCGACAAGAGCGCCATCGACTACTACGCAGTCAACGCCCACAGCGTGCAGTTCCTGCCCGACGGCAAGCTGCAGTACGAAATGACCGCCGACAAGGTCGAGCACCTCAAGGCCAGCGAAATCACCCTGCTGACCACGCCGGACCTGCACCTGTACCGCGGCACCGCGTTCCCCTGGCACGTGCAGAGCACCCGCGCCGAGGTCAACCCGGACGGCAGCGAAGTTGAACTGATCGACAACGTGCGGGTTGCCCGCACCGACGAAAAACAGCGCGAAACCATCATTACCAGCTCACGCATGACCGTGTTCCCGCAGAAGCAATATGCGCAGACCGAGCAAGCCGTTAGAATCGACGGCGCCGGTGGCACGACTACGGGTAAAGGAATGAAAGCGTATTTGAAAGAAGGCAAGATGGACTTGCTCTCTAACGTAAGAGGACAGTATGAGGCTCGTTAA
- a CDS encoding KdsC family phosphatase, producing MNQDLMQRGKHIKLAVFDVDGVLTDGRLYFLEDGSEFKTFNTLDGQGIKMLMASGVTTAIISGRKTPVVERRAKNLGIPHLYQGREDKLVVLDGLLAELGLSYAQVAYLGDDLPDLPVIRRVALGMAVANAAPFVRQHAHGVTQARGGEGAAREFCELIMQAQGTLDAANANYL from the coding sequence ATGAACCAGGACCTCATGCAACGCGGCAAGCACATCAAGCTGGCAGTGTTCGACGTGGACGGCGTGCTCACCGACGGACGCCTGTACTTCCTCGAGGACGGCAGCGAATTCAAGACCTTCAATACCCTCGACGGCCAGGGCATCAAGATGCTCATGGCCTCGGGCGTGACCACCGCGATCATCAGCGGGCGCAAGACCCCGGTGGTCGAGCGCCGGGCGAAGAACCTCGGCATCCCGCACCTCTATCAAGGCCGCGAGGACAAGCTGGTGGTGCTTGACGGCCTGCTCGCCGAACTGGGCCTGAGCTATGCTCAAGTGGCCTACCTCGGCGACGACCTGCCGGACCTGCCGGTGATTCGCCGGGTCGCCCTGGGCATGGCGGTGGCCAACGCCGCCCCATTCGTTCGCCAGCACGCTCATGGCGTGACCCAGGCACGTGGCGGCGAAGGCGCGGCCCGTGAATTCTGCGAACTGATCATGCAGGCCCAGGGCACCCTGGACGCTGCCAACGCCAACTACCTGTAA
- a CDS encoding KpsF/GutQ family sugar-phosphate isomerase, with product MSQSSELIQSAQRTLRLEVEAVEALLARIDDNFVKACELILASKGRVVVVGMGKSGHIGNKIAATLASTGTPAFFVHPAEASHGDMGMITRDDVILALSNSGSTAEIVTLLPLIKRLGIKLISLTGNPDSPLAQAAEVNLDARVEQEACPLNLAPTSSTTASLVLGDALAIALLEARGFTAEDFAFSHPGGALGRRLLLKVENVMHAGDDLPQVPRGTLLKDALLEMSRKGLGMTVIVEADGKLAGIFTDGDLRRSLDRNIDVHTTLIDQVMTVHGKTARADMLAAEALKIMEDHKIGALVVVDREDRPTGALNMHDLLRAGVM from the coding sequence ATGAGCCAATCCAGCGAGCTGATCCAATCCGCCCAACGCACCCTGCGCCTGGAAGTCGAGGCCGTAGAGGCCCTGCTGGCGCGCATCGACGACAATTTCGTCAAGGCCTGCGAACTGATCCTGGCCAGCAAGGGCCGGGTCGTCGTGGTCGGCATGGGCAAGTCCGGGCACATCGGCAACAAGATCGCCGCCACCCTTGCCAGCACCGGTACGCCGGCATTTTTCGTGCACCCCGCCGAAGCCAGCCATGGCGACATGGGCATGATTACCCGCGATGATGTCATCCTGGCCCTGTCGAACTCCGGCAGCACCGCCGAAATCGTCACCCTGCTGCCGCTGATCAAGCGCCTGGGCATCAAGCTGATCAGCCTGACCGGCAATCCGGATTCGCCCCTGGCCCAGGCTGCCGAGGTCAACCTCGACGCGCGCGTCGAGCAAGAGGCCTGCCCGCTCAACCTGGCCCCCACCTCTTCCACCACCGCTTCGCTGGTACTTGGCGACGCCCTGGCCATCGCCCTGCTCGAGGCGCGTGGCTTCACCGCCGAGGACTTTGCCTTCTCGCACCCGGGTGGGGCACTGGGCCGCCGCCTGCTGCTGAAGGTCGAGAACGTGATGCACGCCGGTGACGACCTGCCCCAGGTGCCGCGCGGCACCCTGCTCAAGGACGCCCTGCTGGAAATGTCCCGCAAGGGCCTGGGCATGACCGTGATCGTCGAAGCCGACGGCAAGCTGGCCGGGATCTTCACCGACGGCGACCTGCGCCGCAGCCTGGACCGCAACATCGACGTCCACACCACCCTGATCGACCAGGTCATGACCGTGCACGGCAAGACGGCCCGCGCCGACATGCTCGCGGCCGAGGCGCTGAAAATCATGGAAGACCACAAGATCGGCGCCCTGGTGGTGGTAGACCGCGAGGACCGCCCGACCGGCGCCCTGAACATGCACGACCTGCTGCGCGCCGGCGTAATGTAA
- a CDS encoding ATP-binding cassette domain-containing protein gives MSVDSAYAVELKGVTFKRGSRSIFSNVDIRIPRGKVTGIMGPSGCGKTTLLRLMGAQLRPSSGEVWVAGQNLPTLSRSDLFDARKQMGVLFQSGALFTDLDVFENVAFPLRVHTQLSDEMIRDIVLMKLQAVGLRGAIDLMPDELSGGMKRRVALARAIALDPQILMYDEPFVGQDPIAMGVLVRLIRLLNDALGITSIVVSHDLAETASIADYIYVVGDGQVLGQGTPDELMGSDNPRIRQFMKGDPDGPVPFHFPAPDYRADLLGAR, from the coding sequence ATGAGTGTGGATAGCGCCTACGCGGTCGAGTTGAAGGGGGTTACCTTCAAACGCGGTTCGCGCAGCATTTTCAGCAACGTCGACATTCGCATCCCGCGCGGCAAGGTCACCGGCATAATGGGGCCATCGGGTTGCGGCAAGACCACGTTGCTCCGTCTGATGGGCGCGCAGTTGCGCCCTTCCAGCGGTGAGGTCTGGGTTGCCGGGCAGAACCTGCCGACGCTGTCGCGCAGCGACCTGTTCGACGCCCGCAAGCAAATGGGGGTGCTGTTCCAGAGCGGCGCGCTGTTCACCGACCTCGATGTGTTCGAGAACGTCGCGTTCCCGCTGCGCGTGCACACCCAGCTGTCGGACGAAATGATCCGTGACATCGTGCTGATGAAACTGCAGGCCGTGGGCCTGCGTGGTGCCATCGACCTGATGCCGGACGAACTGTCCGGCGGCATGAAGCGCCGCGTGGCGCTGGCCCGGGCGATTGCCCTGGACCCGCAGATCCTCATGTACGACGAACCGTTCGTCGGCCAGGACCCGATCGCCATGGGGGTGCTGGTGCGCCTGATCCGCCTGCTCAACGATGCGCTGGGTATCACCAGCATCGTGGTCTCCCATGACCTGGCGGAAACCGCCAGCATCGCCGACTACATCTATGTGGTGGGTGACGGCCAGGTACTTGGCCAAGGGACCCCTGACGAGCTGATGGGGTCGGACAACCCGCGCATTCGCCAGTTCATGAAAGGCGACCCGGACGGTCCGGTACCTTTCCATTTTCCCGCGCCTGACTACCGCGCCGACCTGCTGGGGGCGCGTTGA
- the mlaE gene encoding lipid asymmetry maintenance ABC transporter permease subunit MlaE: protein MRRKSLLERVRLLGRSAIDVLAVLGRSCLFLFHALVGRGGIGGGFQLLTKQLYSVGVLSLAIIVVSGVFIGMVLALQGYSILTKYGSEQAVGQMVALTLLRELGPVVTALLFAGRAGSALTAEIGNMKSTEQLSSLEMIGVDPLKYIVAPRLWAGFISLPLLALIFSVVGIWGGSWVAVDWLGVYEGSFWANMQNSVSFTDDVLNGLVKSLVFAFVTTWIAVFQGYDCEPTSEGISRATTKTVVYASLAVLGLDFILTALMFGDF from the coding sequence ATGCGCAGAAAATCCTTACTCGAACGTGTGCGCCTGCTCGGGCGTTCGGCAATCGACGTGCTGGCGGTGCTGGGGCGTTCCTGCCTGTTCCTGTTCCATGCCCTGGTCGGCCGTGGCGGTATCGGTGGCGGATTCCAGCTGCTGACCAAGCAGCTGTACTCGGTGGGTGTGCTGTCGCTGGCGATCATCGTCGTGTCCGGGGTGTTCATCGGCATGGTGCTGGCGCTGCAGGGCTACAGCATCCTGACCAAGTACGGCTCGGAGCAGGCCGTGGGGCAGATGGTGGCCCTGACCTTGCTGCGTGAACTGGGCCCGGTGGTGACCGCCTTGCTGTTCGCCGGCCGCGCCGGCTCCGCGCTGACCGCTGAAATCGGCAACATGAAGTCCACCGAGCAGCTGTCGAGCCTGGAAATGATCGGCGTCGACCCGCTCAAGTACATTGTCGCACCGCGCCTGTGGGCCGGTTTCATCTCGCTGCCGTTGCTGGCGCTGATCTTCAGCGTGGTGGGCATCTGGGGTGGCTCGTGGGTCGCCGTGGACTGGCTGGGCGTCTACGAGGGCTCGTTCTGGGCCAACATGCAGAACAGTGTTTCGTTCACCGACGACGTGCTCAACGGGCTGGTCAAGAGCCTGGTATTCGCCTTCGTCACGACCTGGATCGCCGTATTCCAGGGGTACGACTGTGAGCCCACCTCAGAAGGGATCAGCCGTGCCACCACCAAGACCGTGGTTTATGCCTCGTTGGCAGTGCTGGGTCTGGACTTTATTCTGACCGCCTTGATGTTTGGAGATTTCTGA
- the mlaD gene encoding outer membrane lipid asymmetry maintenance protein MlaD, which translates to MQNRTLEIGVGLFLLAGILALLLLALRVSGLSASPSSDTYKVYAYFDNIAGLTVRAKVTMAGVTIGKVTAIDLDRDSYTGRVTLQLDKSVDNLPVDSTASILTAGLLGEKYIGISVGGEEQVLKDGATIHDTQSALVLEDLIGKFLLNSVGKEPKEAQPAN; encoded by the coding sequence ATGCAAAACCGCACCCTGGAAATCGGTGTCGGCCTGTTCCTCCTGGCCGGGATCCTGGCGCTGCTGCTGCTGGCCCTGCGTGTCAGCGGCCTGTCGGCCAGCCCGAGCAGCGATACCTATAAAGTTTATGCGTACTTCGACAATATCGCCGGTTTGACGGTCAGAGCTAAAGTGACCATGGCCGGTGTGACCATCGGCAAGGTTACCGCCATCGACCTGGACCGTGATTCCTATACCGGTCGGGTGACGCTGCAGCTGGACAAGTCGGTGGATAACCTGCCGGTCGACTCCACTGCCTCGATCCTGACCGCTGGGTTGCTGGGCGAGAAGTACATCGGCATCAGCGTGGGCGGTGAAGAGCAGGTGCTCAAGGATGGCGCGACCATCCATGACACCCAGTCGGCCCTGGTGCTGGAAGATCTGATTGGCAAGTTCCTGCTCAACTCCGTTGGCAAGGAACCGAAAGAAGCGCAACCGGCTAATTAA